The following are encoded together in the Myxococcus virescens genome:
- a CDS encoding TPR end-of-group domain-containing protein produces the protein MRTLISSLVCLLMSACAHAPASAPESAPRAEAPAATPSAEAPATPTPVAGLPHMEPPAPPMPGWMQVRKADALSREEKFAEALALYEEALDAGNRDPNAAYSAACSAARLGRKDVALRRLSQAVELGFRDVGWLMQDSDLEPLREEPVYLAQVERITTLPDPHPTSSSELKTLFVEDQSDRQRPLDGADAWKRVAERDAQRRERVKALLAEGALKEGADFLSAGFIFQHGNTPEDYAMARQMGAEAAKRGHPRGLWLAAAAWDRWLMNANLPQRFGTQYRFNPESKAMTLHPVDPNVTDEERARWGFPPLAEIPTVLQR, from the coding sequence ATGCGAACGCTCATCTCCTCCCTTGTCTGCCTGCTGATGTCGGCGTGTGCCCATGCGCCGGCCTCCGCACCCGAATCCGCGCCGCGCGCCGAGGCCCCCGCGGCCACGCCGTCCGCTGAAGCCCCGGCGACCCCCACGCCCGTCGCGGGGCTGCCCCACATGGAGCCGCCCGCCCCGCCGATGCCCGGCTGGATGCAGGTGCGCAAGGCGGACGCGTTGTCGCGGGAAGAGAAGTTCGCGGAGGCGCTGGCGCTCTATGAAGAGGCCCTGGACGCGGGGAATCGGGACCCGAACGCCGCGTACTCCGCGGCGTGTTCGGCGGCCCGGCTCGGACGGAAGGACGTCGCGCTGCGCAGGTTGTCCCAGGCCGTGGAGCTGGGCTTCCGGGACGTGGGGTGGTTGATGCAGGACTCGGACCTGGAGCCGCTGCGCGAGGAGCCGGTGTACCTCGCGCAGGTGGAGCGCATCACCACGCTCCCGGACCCCCATCCCACCTCGAGTTCAGAGCTGAAGACGCTCTTCGTGGAGGACCAGAGTGACCGCCAGCGGCCGCTCGATGGGGCGGACGCGTGGAAGCGGGTCGCCGAGCGGGATGCGCAGCGGCGCGAGCGCGTGAAGGCCCTGCTGGCCGAAGGCGCGTTGAAGGAAGGCGCGGACTTCCTGTCCGCGGGGTTCATCTTCCAGCACGGCAACACGCCGGAGGACTACGCCATGGCAAGGCAGATGGGCGCGGAGGCCGCGAAGCGAGGCCACCCGCGTGGCCTGTGGCTGGCCGCGGCGGCCTGGGACCGCTGGCTGATGAACGCCAACCTTCCGCAGCGCTTCGGCACCCAGTACCGCTTCAACCCGGAATCGAAGGCGATGACGCTCCACCCGGTGGACCCCAACGTCACGGACGAGGAGCGCGCGCGCTGGGGCTTCCCGCCGCTCGCGGAGATTCCGACCGTCCTGCAGCGCTAG
- a CDS encoding protease, with product MRKHFAAEDGRGFVTQNTGLRAFRARYRGPMFNSSGRRWGIAVLSLGMLGSACAARQDVAPSTEATQETPAMATTLTCTLSGPAQVRAGEPVELVFELSNPTAQSLRVLGWHTPLEGVRNNIFDVSRDGDSLEYRGPMAKRGPPTADSYVALSPGTSVEGKVDVARFYDLQAPGTYRIAFRGPLMDVAREGEPVPAPNGGFRPAEVPCPAVEVTVTP from the coding sequence GTGCGCAAGCATTTCGCCGCGGAGGACGGCCGCGGCTTCGTCACGCAGAACACCGGGCTGCGCGCGTTCCGGGCGCGTTATCGTGGGCCCATGTTCAACTCATCCGGTAGGCGGTGGGGCATCGCGGTGCTGTCCCTGGGAATGCTGGGCAGCGCGTGCGCGGCGCGACAGGACGTCGCGCCATCCACTGAAGCGACGCAGGAGACCCCGGCCATGGCAACGACCTTGACGTGCACGCTGAGCGGCCCGGCGCAAGTGCGCGCGGGCGAACCCGTGGAGCTGGTGTTCGAGCTCAGCAATCCCACGGCGCAATCCCTGCGCGTGCTCGGCTGGCACACGCCGCTGGAGGGCGTACGCAACAACATCTTCGACGTGTCCCGTGATGGTGACTCGCTCGAGTACCGGGGGCCCATGGCGAAGCGCGGGCCGCCCACGGCCGACAGCTACGTCGCCCTCTCCCCCGGCACGTCGGTGGAAGGCAAGGTGGACGTCGCTCGCTTCTATGACTTGCAGGCGCCGGGAACGTACCGCATCGCGTTCCGCGGCCCGCTGATGGACGTCGCCCGGGAAGGCGAACCGGTGCCCGCTCCGAATGGCGGATTCCGCCCGGCGGAAGTGCCATGCCCCGCGGTGGAGGTCACCGTCACGCCCTGA
- a CDS encoding imm11 family protein, with protein MLLSDVAADGRPRTKKPAARRSPPRTTRLARYFDLHDDFRIPGRPELSDPVAVDVRRKLDSVWLFTSGARVRSVGKLRLAVTPPGLPLDFSLAGAGLTPVVSARVASVFRELAPDDVQLLPVEVEDRDEPHFILVATRLVRCIDDRACEEVIHYTAEDGLPERVGHYRNVRGLRVDPTKTNGARVFRTWGWPVSLIVSEGIKEALEHAGIAGARFAEVTKPPRKPRRKKTAAKKSRPKRR; from the coding sequence ATGCTCCTCTCAGACGTGGCCGCTGACGGGCGGCCCCGGACGAAGAAGCCGGCCGCGCGCCGCTCACCGCCACGCACCACCCGGCTGGCGCGCTACTTCGACCTCCACGACGACTTCCGCATCCCCGGCCGGCCCGAGCTGAGCGACCCGGTGGCGGTGGATGTCCGCCGGAAGCTGGACTCCGTCTGGCTCTTCACCTCCGGCGCCCGGGTGCGGAGCGTGGGCAAGCTGCGCCTGGCGGTGACGCCGCCGGGACTGCCGCTGGACTTCTCGCTCGCGGGCGCGGGGCTCACCCCCGTCGTCTCCGCGCGGGTGGCCTCCGTCTTCCGGGAGCTGGCCCCCGATGACGTGCAGCTGCTGCCTGTGGAGGTGGAGGACCGCGATGAGCCCCACTTCATCCTCGTCGCCACCCGGCTGGTGCGCTGCATCGACGACCGGGCCTGCGAGGAGGTCATCCACTACACCGCCGAGGACGGACTCCCCGAGCGCGTGGGGCACTACCGCAACGTCCGCGGACTCCGGGTCGATCCCACGAAGACGAACGGCGCCCGGGTGTTCCGCACCTGGGGCTGGCCGGTGAGCCTCATCGTGTCCGAAGGCATCAAGGAGGCCCTGGAGCATGCCGGCATCGCTGGCGCGCGCTTCGCCGAGGTGACGAAGCCGCCGCGCAAGCCCCGCCGGAAGAAGACCGCCGCCAAGAAGTCCCGGCCCAAGCGCCGCTGA
- a CDS encoding PTS sugar transporter subunit IIA, translating into MVGLVVAAHGRLAEELVSTAEQIVGELPAVAACNIEPGTPVEDIRAKMKQAIARVDEGAGVIILADLFGGTPCKESLMMCQRMNVEVLAGVNLPMLLKANSLRSEQLSLPEMANQLASHGQRNITCASALLREAQQPRT; encoded by the coding sequence ATGGTCGGCCTCGTCGTCGCAGCGCACGGACGTCTGGCGGAGGAGCTGGTCTCCACCGCGGAGCAGATCGTGGGAGAGCTTCCCGCGGTGGCAGCCTGTAACATCGAGCCTGGAACTCCTGTCGAGGACATCCGGGCGAAGATGAAGCAGGCAATCGCCCGAGTGGATGAGGGCGCGGGTGTCATCATCCTGGCCGACCTCTTCGGAGGTACGCCCTGTAAGGAGTCGCTGATGATGTGTCAGCGAATGAATGTGGAGGTCCTTGCTGGCGTCAACCTGCCCATGCTGCTGAAGGCGAACTCGCTCCGTTCGGAGCAGTTGTCGCTACCGGAGATGGCCAACCAGCTGGCTTCCCACGGCCAGCGCAACATCACCTGCGCATCCGCCCTGCTTCGCGAGGCACAGCAGCCGCGAACTTGA
- a CDS encoding SPFH domain-containing protein: protein MVIGYMKAAPTTYVMQFEAGKVVREGAGLSFFYWKPSATLVSVPLSSADVPFVFNEVTRDFQAVTLQGQLTWRVTDPRRLASLLDYSLGPTGRYHSDDPENLEERLVQVAQVRARSVVQGLTLREVLVRSDAIEQQVLAALAVAEPVKALGVEVMAFSLLSVKPAPEMARALEAEAREALQRNADEAIYARRNAAVEQERRIKESELATELAVEARQRQIREAKMAADIAVEEQRAALMTRWSDNERQAADARAYALEKTLAPVRGVDWKTLMATSASGGDPALNIALAFREMAENAQRIGELNVSPDLLRSLVGAAGRER from the coding sequence ATGGTCATCGGCTACATGAAGGCGGCACCGACGACGTACGTGATGCAGTTCGAGGCGGGGAAGGTGGTCCGGGAGGGGGCGGGGCTCTCGTTCTTCTACTGGAAGCCGTCGGCGACGCTGGTGTCGGTGCCGCTGTCCAGCGCGGACGTGCCCTTCGTCTTCAACGAAGTCACACGGGACTTCCAGGCGGTGACGCTGCAAGGGCAGCTCACGTGGCGCGTCACCGACCCGCGCCGGCTTGCATCGTTGCTGGACTACTCCTTGGGCCCCACGGGGCGCTACCACTCGGACGACCCGGAGAATCTCGAGGAGCGGCTGGTGCAGGTGGCGCAGGTGCGGGCGCGCTCGGTGGTGCAGGGGCTGACGCTGCGCGAGGTGCTGGTGCGCTCGGACGCCATCGAGCAGCAGGTGCTCGCGGCCCTGGCCGTGGCGGAGCCGGTGAAGGCGCTGGGCGTGGAGGTCATGGCCTTCTCGCTGCTGTCGGTGAAGCCGGCGCCGGAGATGGCGCGGGCGCTGGAGGCCGAGGCGCGCGAGGCGCTGCAACGCAACGCGGATGAAGCCATCTACGCGCGCCGCAACGCCGCGGTGGAGCAGGAGCGGCGCATCAAGGAGAGCGAGCTGGCCACGGAGCTGGCGGTGGAGGCGCGGCAGCGGCAGATTCGCGAGGCGAAGATGGCCGCGGACATCGCCGTGGAGGAGCAGCGCGCCGCGCTGATGACGCGCTGGAGTGACAACGAGCGGCAGGCCGCGGATGCCCGCGCGTACGCGCTGGAGAAGACGCTGGCCCCGGTGCGCGGGGTGGACTGGAAGACGCTGATGGCCACGTCGGCCAGTGGTGGGGACCCGGCGCTCAACATCGCCCTGGCCTTCCGGGAGATGGCGGAGAACGCGCAGCGCATCGGCGAGCTGAACGTGTCGCCGGACCTCCTGCGCTCGCTGGTGGGCGCGGCGGGCCGCGAGCGCTGA
- a CDS encoding peroxiredoxin has protein sequence MAKTKLLKQGDAVPDITLTGAGGQSVRLRDLVGQKVLVVYFYPKDDSPGCTAQACGLRDQYEDFVAAGAEVVGISGDSVGSHEGFAAKHRLPFKLLSDARGEAREAFGVSSSFLGLLPGRVTFVVDRSGIVRDSFESQIRVSEHVRRALELVRALAQEGGAPASAAK, from the coding sequence ATGGCCAAGACGAAGCTGCTGAAGCAAGGCGATGCGGTACCGGACATCACCCTCACCGGCGCGGGTGGGCAGTCGGTGCGGCTGCGAGACCTGGTGGGTCAGAAGGTATTGGTCGTCTACTTCTATCCGAAGGACGACTCGCCCGGTTGCACGGCGCAGGCCTGTGGACTGAGGGACCAGTACGAGGACTTCGTCGCCGCGGGCGCGGAGGTGGTGGGCATCAGCGGTGATTCGGTGGGCTCGCACGAGGGCTTCGCGGCGAAGCACCGGCTGCCCTTCAAGCTGCTCAGCGACGCGCGCGGCGAGGCACGTGAGGCCTTCGGCGTGTCCTCGTCGTTCCTGGGCCTCTTGCCCGGACGGGTGACCTTCGTGGTGGACCGGTCGGGCATCGTCCGCGACAGCTTCGAGTCGCAGATTCGCGTCAGCGAGCACGTACGGCGCGCGCTCGAGCTGGTGCGCGCGCTGGCGCAGGAAGGTGGCGCGCCGGCGTCCGCCGCGAAGTAG
- a CDS encoding serine/threonine-protein kinase: protein MAQLYLASIDGPDGFSKSCVIKRVLPEYASLESFSRMFADEAKVAALLTHPNIVQVFDFGRVDGQYYLAMEWIQGHSLDRLLRQALRSGRVVGTRVAVDVGLAVADALAYAHAKTLPDGTPLMLVHRDVTPGNVLVSRDGIIKLADFGIVKSAVNAERTVAGVVKGKYPYMSPEQITSQELDHRSDLYSLGIVLYEAATGRRLFKRDTLEATIMAASQANVPPPSEGMPDFPAELERIILRLLQKDPSARYQSARELRDDLERFRAAQQWASGTHEMAALVAELFPPGLTGQPPTALPASSTSHGSNSATGRTPAPSAEPKRELSSTSAATRAHGAVEVPLDTGGQGFPWGIALAACCAALGTALFWLLAP from the coding sequence ATGGCCCAGCTCTATCTGGCCTCCATCGACGGCCCCGACGGGTTCTCCAAGTCCTGCGTCATCAAGCGCGTCCTGCCGGAGTACGCCAGCCTGGAGTCGTTCAGCCGCATGTTCGCGGACGAGGCGAAGGTCGCCGCGCTGCTGACGCACCCGAACATCGTGCAGGTCTTCGACTTCGGGCGGGTGGACGGCCAGTACTACCTGGCCATGGAGTGGATTCAGGGCCACTCGTTGGACCGGCTGCTGCGGCAGGCCCTCCGGAGCGGCCGGGTGGTGGGGACTCGCGTGGCGGTGGACGTGGGGCTCGCGGTGGCGGACGCGCTCGCGTACGCGCACGCGAAGACGCTGCCGGATGGAACGCCCCTCATGCTGGTGCACCGCGACGTCACGCCGGGCAACGTGCTGGTGTCGCGCGACGGCATCATCAAGCTGGCGGACTTCGGCATCGTGAAGAGCGCCGTCAACGCGGAGCGCACCGTCGCCGGGGTGGTGAAGGGCAAGTACCCGTACATGTCCCCGGAGCAGATCACCAGCCAGGAGCTGGACCACCGCTCCGACCTGTATTCGCTGGGCATCGTCCTCTACGAGGCCGCCACCGGGCGCCGCCTGTTCAAGCGCGACACGCTGGAGGCCACCATCATGGCCGCGTCCCAGGCGAACGTGCCGCCGCCGTCGGAGGGGATGCCCGACTTCCCCGCGGAGCTGGAGCGCATCATCCTCCGGCTGCTGCAGAAGGACCCCTCCGCGCGATACCAGAGCGCCCGGGAGCTGCGCGATGACCTGGAGCGCTTCCGCGCCGCCCAGCAGTGGGCGTCGGGAACGCATGAGATGGCGGCGCTCGTCGCCGAGCTGTTTCCCCCCGGCCTCACGGGCCAGCCGCCCACCGCGCTGCCCGCCTCCAGCACCTCCCATGGCAGCAACTCCGCCACGGGCCGGACGCCCGCCCCCAGCGCCGAGCCCAAGCGAGAGCTGAGCAGCACCTCCGCGGCCACGCGGGCGCATGGCGCCGTGGAGGTGCCGCTCGACACGGGCGGCCAGGGCTTTCCGTGGGGAATCGCCCTGGCCGCGTGCTGCGCGGCCCTGGGCACAGCGCTGTTCTGGTTACTGGCCCCTTGA
- a CDS encoding ROK family transcriptional regulator, which translates to MRVGTAVTTVDAAGMRAQNSSLLLNMIWRERQISRAEIARRTELSPSTVSAIVADLERSGLVRSIGAGVSRGGRRPTLIGFCDDAFSLIGVEMGATHVTAALTDLRGRVRAYRHASHAVREDPKGTLQKVRELVQEVLDAERVPRRSVAGMGIAVPSPVHPSAPGKLSPLLVPAWRDYDVQESLRSAFGLPVFVDNDANLGALSECYWGAGVNGEDLAYIKLATGIGSGHIIHGDVYRGAGGTAGEISHMAVDSSGPQCVCGLRGCLVTLIGSAALLERARELMGRKDKRALTVRELVEGARAGEPAARQVIDGLGHYLGIAVAGLLNLLNPAIVVLGGEISSVGDLLLDPLRASVRKRALSTSMAETRIVTSALGDRAIAVGAATLVLQAALRDRTLFPLQHIGKPA; encoded by the coding sequence ATGCGAGTGGGAACGGCGGTGACGACGGTCGATGCGGCGGGCATGCGCGCGCAGAACAGCAGCCTGCTGCTCAACATGATCTGGCGCGAGCGTCAGATTTCCCGGGCGGAGATCGCCCGGCGGACGGAGCTCAGTCCGTCGACCGTCTCCGCCATCGTGGCGGACCTGGAGCGCTCCGGCCTGGTGCGCAGCATTGGCGCCGGGGTGTCCCGAGGCGGCCGTCGCCCCACCCTCATCGGCTTCTGCGATGACGCGTTCAGCCTCATCGGCGTGGAGATGGGCGCCACCCACGTGACGGCCGCGCTCACCGACCTGCGCGGCCGGGTGCGCGCGTACCGGCACGCCAGCCATGCCGTCCGCGAGGACCCCAAGGGCACGCTCCAGAAGGTGCGCGAGCTGGTTCAAGAGGTCCTGGACGCCGAACGCGTACCGCGCCGCTCCGTGGCGGGCATGGGCATCGCCGTGCCCAGCCCCGTCCACCCGTCCGCTCCCGGAAAGCTGTCCCCGCTGCTGGTGCCGGCCTGGCGCGACTACGACGTGCAGGAGTCGCTGCGGAGCGCGTTCGGCCTGCCGGTGTTCGTGGACAACGACGCGAACCTGGGCGCGCTGTCGGAGTGCTACTGGGGCGCGGGCGTCAACGGCGAGGACCTGGCGTACATCAAGCTGGCCACGGGCATCGGCTCCGGCCACATCATCCACGGCGACGTCTACCGTGGCGCGGGCGGCACCGCGGGCGAAATCAGCCACATGGCGGTGGACTCCTCCGGACCGCAGTGCGTGTGCGGCCTGCGCGGCTGCCTCGTCACGCTCATCGGGTCCGCGGCCCTGCTGGAGCGGGCGCGGGAGCTGATGGGCCGCAAGGACAAGCGCGCCCTCACGGTGCGCGAGCTGGTGGAAGGCGCGCGGGCGGGTGAGCCGGCCGCGCGTCAGGTCATCGACGGGCTCGGGCACTACCTGGGCATCGCCGTGGCCGGTCTGCTGAACCTGCTCAACCCCGCCATCGTCGTGCTCGGCGGCGAAATCTCGTCGGTGGGAGACCTGCTGCTGGACCCGCTCCGCGCGTCGGTGCGCAAGCGGGCGCTGTCCACCTCCATGGCGGAGACGCGCATCGTCACCTCCGCGCTGGGAGACCGCGCCATCGCCGTGGGCGCGGCCACCCTGGTGCTCCAGGCCGCGCTGCGTGACCGAACCCTCTTCCCCCTCCAACACATAGGCAAACCTGCATGA
- a CDS encoding UDP-2,3-diacylglucosamine diphosphatase codes for MRIAVISDLHLGRRDAADHFGHDDSGFLRFLRFLEGNFEHIVLLGDIFETLTPRTPGRKVAELLAARAAHPEIVRRFELPRYHYIHGNHDLVAGTVLGAPDQLILEADGVRMLFTHGHHHDWMIRKARLLSEAAVWAGAWLRRMRMRAMFRWFQALDLKITNALPDPERCTFQRWAMARANAHHADVVVTGHTHLGLRVEHGSKLFLNSGTCSEGQFSFLSLDTRAASYSLHTTW; via the coding sequence ATGCGGATCGCGGTGATTTCGGACCTACATCTCGGGCGGCGTGATGCCGCCGACCACTTCGGGCACGACGACTCCGGCTTCCTGCGGTTCCTCCGTTTCTTGGAAGGCAACTTCGAGCACATCGTGCTGCTCGGGGACATCTTCGAAACGCTCACCCCGCGCACGCCGGGGCGGAAGGTGGCCGAGCTGCTGGCGGCCCGCGCGGCGCACCCGGAAATCGTCCGGCGCTTCGAGCTGCCGCGCTACCACTACATCCACGGCAACCACGACCTGGTGGCGGGCACCGTGCTGGGGGCGCCCGACCAGCTGATTCTGGAGGCGGACGGCGTGCGGATGCTGTTCACCCACGGACACCACCACGACTGGATGATTCGCAAGGCGCGCCTGCTGTCGGAGGCGGCGGTGTGGGCCGGGGCGTGGCTGCGGCGGATGCGGATGCGGGCGATGTTCCGCTGGTTCCAGGCGCTGGACTTGAAAATCACCAACGCGCTGCCGGACCCGGAGCGGTGCACCTTCCAGCGCTGGGCCATGGCGCGGGCCAACGCGCATCACGCGGACGTTGTCGTCACCGGCCACACCCACCTGGGCCTGCGGGTGGAGCACGGCAGCAAGCTGTTCCTCAACAGCGGCACGTGCTCGGAGGGGCAGTTCTCCTTCCTCAGCCTGGACACCCGGGCCGCGAGCTACTCGCTGCACACCACCTGGTAG
- a CDS encoding TonB-dependent receptor plug domain-containing protein yields MRRCRRWSEPSIGALLLLCSSPALAQDTDAGNLGDEEPEVHSQVASFAVTRLQESPAVVTAMNAEEIRNSGARDLMDLLLQIPGFFFGVDTQGAVGPGFRGLWGYEGKVLLVVDGKEMNEQLYSTMQLGNEFPIELIERIEVVRGPGSVIYGGNAELAVINVVTRGVQGSTDLMVSGMYGQMGSVNGRRGLTVSGRKVFESAPGLSIFASAGLSQAQRSSGVFQDFFGNTAQLGGNSRLDPTMVQAGVGYKDLQLSVLYQRYGTSAIVAFDEVLEAPAPTDFESLHAELSDRFRPDERVEIIPRLNLTFSKPFSDSDQDSPFFYDKQVLRLRGRTLARWAALDWLQLTGGVDVTSDQGWVNGPVGVGLQTGFGPEEADSVSYVNLAGFVEAFSVNPFINVVAGARVENHSAFGESFVPRLVLLRSFGPFSGKALFSRAFRAPSIENISLGADVRPERTTVLELEGTLRMGEGHALSANAFDMGVADPIIYSYDALTNTEAYRNLGRLGSRGVELDYHVRGSWGRAALNYSFYTPSGRNDVEDYQVPGQPNAFTGMPTHKAALTGSIKVLPWLTVSPTAVLVGKRYAVDVPDDEGNAAVEELPTQLLLNLFVRAQDVGTRGLEIGAGVYNLTGTNFRIAQPYNGGHAPMPVFSREFMVRISYLLDPVSDE; encoded by the coding sequence ATGCGCCGCTGCCGTAGGTGGTCCGAACCTTCAATCGGAGCCCTGCTCCTCCTGTGCTCCAGTCCCGCGCTCGCCCAGGACACCGACGCGGGGAACCTGGGTGACGAGGAGCCGGAGGTCCACAGCCAGGTGGCCTCCTTCGCCGTCACCCGGCTCCAGGAGTCCCCCGCCGTCGTCACGGCGATGAACGCGGAGGAGATTCGCAACTCCGGCGCCCGCGACTTGATGGACCTGCTGCTGCAGATTCCAGGCTTCTTCTTCGGCGTGGACACCCAGGGCGCGGTCGGCCCCGGCTTCCGCGGCCTGTGGGGCTACGAGGGCAAGGTGCTGCTCGTCGTGGACGGCAAGGAGATGAACGAGCAGCTCTACTCCACGATGCAGTTGGGCAACGAGTTCCCCATCGAGCTCATCGAACGCATCGAAGTGGTGCGCGGCCCCGGCTCCGTCATCTACGGCGGCAACGCGGAGCTCGCCGTCATCAACGTCGTCACGCGCGGCGTCCAGGGCAGCACGGACCTGATGGTGTCCGGCATGTACGGACAGATGGGCAGCGTGAACGGCCGGCGGGGGCTCACCGTCTCCGGCCGCAAGGTCTTCGAGTCCGCGCCGGGCCTGAGCATCTTCGCGTCCGCCGGACTGTCGCAGGCCCAGCGCAGCAGCGGCGTCTTCCAGGACTTCTTCGGCAACACCGCGCAGCTGGGTGGCAACTCGCGGCTGGACCCGACGATGGTGCAGGCCGGCGTGGGCTACAAGGACCTGCAGCTCAGCGTGCTGTACCAGCGCTATGGCACCTCCGCCATCGTCGCCTTCGACGAGGTGTTGGAAGCGCCCGCGCCCACCGACTTCGAGTCCCTCCACGCGGAGCTGAGCGACAGGTTCCGCCCGGACGAGCGGGTGGAAATCATCCCCCGCCTCAACCTCACCTTCTCCAAGCCCTTCAGTGACTCGGACCAGGATTCGCCCTTCTTCTACGACAAGCAGGTGCTGCGCCTGCGAGGGCGGACGCTGGCGCGCTGGGCGGCGCTGGACTGGCTGCAGCTCACCGGCGGCGTGGATGTGACATCCGACCAGGGGTGGGTCAACGGCCCGGTGGGTGTGGGCCTCCAGACGGGCTTCGGCCCCGAGGAGGCCGACAGCGTCTCCTACGTGAACCTGGCGGGCTTCGTGGAGGCCTTCTCCGTCAATCCGTTCATCAACGTGGTGGCTGGCGCGCGCGTGGAGAACCACAGCGCCTTCGGTGAGTCCTTCGTGCCGCGGCTGGTGCTGCTGCGCAGCTTCGGGCCGTTCAGCGGCAAGGCCTTGTTCAGCCGCGCCTTCCGCGCGCCGAGCATCGAGAACATCAGCCTGGGCGCCGACGTCCGGCCCGAGCGCACCACGGTGCTCGAGCTGGAGGGCACCCTGCGCATGGGAGAAGGCCACGCGCTGAGCGCCAACGCCTTCGACATGGGCGTGGCGGACCCCATCATCTATTCATACGACGCGTTAACGAACACGGAGGCCTACCGGAACCTCGGGCGCCTGGGCAGCCGCGGCGTCGAGCTGGACTACCACGTGCGCGGAAGCTGGGGCCGCGCCGCCCTCAACTATTCGTTCTACACGCCGTCAGGCCGCAATGACGTGGAGGACTACCAGGTCCCCGGACAGCCCAACGCCTTCACGGGCATGCCCACTCACAAGGCCGCGCTCACCGGCAGCATCAAGGTCCTGCCCTGGCTCACCGTCAGCCCCACCGCCGTCCTCGTGGGCAAGCGCTACGCCGTGGACGTGCCGGATGACGAGGGCAACGCGGCGGTGGAGGAGCTCCCCACGCAGCTGCTGCTCAACCTCTTCGTGCGCGCTCAGGACGTGGGCACGCGCGGGCTGGAGATTGGCGCGGGCGTCTACAACCTGACCGGCACGAACTTCCGCATCGCCCAGCCCTACAACGGCGGCCACGCGCCCATGCCTGTCTTCTCCCGCGAGTTCATGGTGCGCATCAGCTACCTGCTGGACCCTGTCAGCGACGAATAG
- a CDS encoding PEGA domain-containing protein, translating into MKQKTWIAVIILGTLAANAVAYRVVRSRRDSAPEATPGAITHTPPTPPPTAPEEPPREDPNDGLARARRAAGLAALEDRDYDAAVSDFTEALRLRKDDQGDLVELLRIAAELRTREQARQQGEQARAQREPTPAPARSVQRTRPARGTARAQPRQESTSADEARGGLLLVTSTPPGLMVRVDGKPMDLTPARLPLRAGTYRVALAQGERTLAEETVALGEDDVRSLNRDLTAELAPAPRPTAAAPASVEAPPPAAPPAATSPAATAARAESPPTAEPSVATAAPTATGKGRLDVTSPGLYGEVWINNRPYGFPPLVAQGLPAGPARLEVRVNGVVKRKLTVDVVADQSTAVRIR; encoded by the coding sequence ATGAAACAGAAGACGTGGATTGCCGTCATCATCCTGGGCACGCTCGCCGCCAACGCGGTGGCCTACCGCGTGGTGCGAAGCCGACGCGACAGCGCCCCCGAGGCCACGCCGGGCGCCATCACCCACACGCCGCCCACCCCGCCGCCCACCGCGCCCGAGGAACCTCCGCGAGAGGACCCGAACGACGGCCTGGCCCGGGCCCGTCGCGCCGCGGGACTGGCCGCGCTGGAGGACCGCGACTACGACGCGGCCGTCTCCGACTTCACGGAGGCGCTGCGGCTGCGCAAGGACGACCAGGGCGACCTCGTGGAGCTGCTGCGCATCGCGGCCGAATTGCGAACGCGAGAGCAGGCGCGTCAGCAAGGCGAGCAGGCCCGCGCCCAACGCGAACCCACGCCGGCCCCCGCCCGCTCCGTCCAGCGCACGCGGCCGGCGCGCGGGACAGCCCGGGCTCAGCCTCGCCAGGAGTCCACTTCCGCGGACGAGGCACGCGGCGGATTGCTGCTGGTGACGTCCACGCCCCCCGGGCTGATGGTGCGGGTGGACGGCAAGCCCATGGACCTCACGCCGGCGCGGCTGCCGCTGCGCGCGGGGACGTACCGCGTGGCGCTCGCGCAGGGTGAGCGCACGCTGGCCGAGGAGACGGTGGCGTTGGGCGAGGACGACGTGCGCTCCCTCAACCGCGACCTCACCGCCGAGCTCGCTCCCGCGCCAAGGCCCACGGCGGCCGCGCCGGCCTCCGTGGAGGCGCCGCCTCCCGCCGCCCCGCCCGCGGCCACCAGCCCCGCTGCCACCGCGGCGCGCGCCGAGTCGCCTCCCACCGCCGAGCCGTCCGTGGCCACCGCCGCTCCCACGGCGACGGGCAAGGGCCGCCTGGACGTGACGTCTCCCGGCCTCTACGGCGAGGTGTGGATCAACAACCGGCCGTATGGCTTCCCGCCGCTCGTCGCCCAGGGACTTCCCGCGGGGCCCGCGCGCCTGGAGGTCCGCGTCAATGGCGTGGTGAAGCGGAAGCTGACCGTCGACGTCGTGGCGGACCAGAGCACCGCCGTCCGCATCCGCTGA